CAGCTTTGCTGCAAGAGGCCCTCGGAGACCCCCCCATGGGCTCCACCCCCCACGTCCCGGCCCCCTCGCCCACTTGGTCCATGGGGCTAGgccccagtgggggcagggcggtGACGTCTCCAGCAGTGCCTGGCATGCGCCAGCGGAGCCAGAGTCTGACAGCGGCCCCTGGGCTGGGTATTCAAAGGGAGTGTCTGGTATTTAACTGCCTGGCCCGGGGCTGAGGCACAGCCCCACAGCTGCTCTGCAGAGGGGGGAGCCTTTCCGTCGCCTTCCTGGGCTTTagatcagccccccaccccaggcaaaGGTCCCCCCAGACTCCAGTGCCCCTCATTTTGCATAGGGCATCAGCTGATCCCTTCCCAGCTGCctggcagccaatcagagtgTGATGCCCAGGATATTGAGATGCCCACACCCTGCTAGCCTGAGGGGGCACCAGTTGCTGCAAAGCGGCAAGGCACCAATGCCAAGCGAGGAGTGGGTAGTGCCAGCGGGGGAGTGGGGAGCCTGCGCTGGGATTCCTGGTGCTTTGAATACTTGGGGCGTGAGGGCCAGAGCGCAGCGCCATGCGCAGTCCCTGACGCATTGCAGAAAGCGGGCGACGCAGGGCAGAGCCGGGAACTGGCAGATCTTCCGGCTGCCTGAAGGCTGAAGGCATGGAGGGGGAGCATCCCGGCGGGAGGCAGCGCTGGGTTCACAGGCTGGGGGAGTTTTGGGGGGGGTTGCATACACAGTGGTCTGTGATGTCCAAGTGCAGACGTATGTGGTGGGGGAAgtggctggggggtgcagggtgttggagggggtgagaggccagagcaggagctgtgtgtgggggaggtaGCACGGGGTGATTCAGGGGAGCCCCCCAATACCAGCCCCTGGGTGGAgttctgccccccagccccctgcattctCCATGGCCCTGACGGAGCCTGCCCCTTTGATTGCAGCCCCCTGGGCGCCCAGAGGCTGGTACATGGCCCCAGGGTCCTGATGTCCCTTTGCCCCTCTTCACAGGGCTCTCCTGGGCGGCGGGGGATGCCCCGCACCAGAGCGTCCCCCCGCTGCTGAGCCACAGCAGCACCCCTCGTGGCAAGcagggcccagcccagagccaggagagcccCCGCTGCTGGCGAGCCGGAGCGGGCAGGGCCGCACCATGTAGCCCCCGCGGCAGCCACCGGCATGGAGCTGATCACGGCAGAGTCCCCAGGCCGGCTGGTCCGGCTCTACCGGGAGTATCACAACAATGAGCTCATCTCCCTGCATTACAACTACACGGGGAagctgcagggcagcagcaaGTACAGGGGGGGCCTGAAGGCTGATGCAGTGGCCTTCCTGGCCGTCTGCGCCCTCATCGTGCTGGAGAACCTGGTGGTGCTGCTGGCCATCTGGAGGAACAAGAAGTTCCACTCGCCCATGTTCTACCTGCTGGGCAACCTGACCCTGTCGGACCTGCTGGCTGGCCTGGCCTACACAGCCAACATCGCCATGTCGGGCGCCAACACCCTCCAGCTCACCCCGCTGCTGTGGTTCCTGCGGGAGGCGGGCGTCTTCATCACGCTGGCCGCCTCCGTCTTCAGCCTGCTGGCCATCGCCATCGAGCGGCACATCACCATGAGCCGCCTGAAGCTCTACCACGGCGACAAGAAGGCCCGCATGTTCCTGCTGGTGGGGGCCACCTGGGCGGCTTCGGTGCTGCTCGGGCTGCTGCCGATCCTGGGCTGGAACTGCCTGGACAGGCTGGACAACTGCTCCACCGTTCTGCCGCTCTTCTCCAAGAGCTACATCCTCTTCTGCATCACCGTCTTCCTGGTTATCCTGGTGTCCATCACGGTGCTCTATGCCCGCATCTTCCGCATGGTCAAGGGAAACAGCCCGCGGCTGGGCAGCCTGCGCAAAGGGATGCTGAAGCGCTCGCAGAAGTACATGGCCCTGCTCAAG
This DNA window, taken from Chelonoidis abingdonii isolate Lonesome George chromosome 26, CheloAbing_2.0, whole genome shotgun sequence, encodes the following:
- the S1PR5 gene encoding sphingosine 1-phosphate receptor 5 gives rise to the protein MELITAESPGRLVRLYREYHNNELISLHYNYTGKLQGSSKYRGGLKADAVAFLAVCALIVLENLVVLLAIWRNKKFHSPMFYLLGNLTLSDLLAGLAYTANIAMSGANTLQLTPLLWFLREAGVFITLAASVFSLLAIAIERHITMSRLKLYHGDKKARMFLLVGATWAASVLLGLLPILGWNCLDRLDNCSTVLPLFSKSYILFCITVFLVILVSITVLYARIFRMVKGNSPRLGSLRKGMLKRSQKYMALLKTVTIVVGTFVACWLPLFVLLLLDVWCEVQAQACRVLYKADYFLGLAMINSLLNPIIYTLTSKDMRRAILKLLCCLLVGPAEDSPAQRFGIPILECSTSKSERSSHRPEGIDTSLSTGNGTPTPIKVPSTEPPSPALG